In Daucus carota subsp. sativus chromosome 4, DH1 v3.0, whole genome shotgun sequence, one DNA window encodes the following:
- the LOC135152193 gene encoding uncharacterized protein LOC135152193 → MNRFTKEALKVPDLDQKVAMIALQQGTTDDNFRRSLAKRAPENMNELQERAGKYIKAEESLKKSQNNQGPTPNPKKRGNDTEYNADSKYSKTGDGDKSPTKKKAGPRFTEFHKDTGHKTDDCRQLKDEIEFLIQKGKLSKYTRDTDKNPRDNDNRGRDNDDRNKRNQPRGPVINVISGGPTAAGLSSNSRKAYAREVMYIVGEPPKRAKIEFALAFDNLDLDRVKFPHDDPLVITPVIGNSSVKRVLVDGGASVDILFHDAYEKMGYSDSQLTPSDMPIYGFNNVETKIEAIPSTYHLKIKFPTKNGVGEEIGDQKMARSCYVGALKSGGTGGQVLPIEDLDVREEEERRGKPAEDLVPFSLYPDEPEKVTYVGASLPEDMKSEFVKFLRNNRDVFAWTAADMPGIDPLFMTHTLNVSPDRKPVKQKKRSFAPERQEAIKQEVDKLLEAGFIEEIQFPEWLANPVMVKKANGKWRMCVDFTDLNDACPKDCFPLPRIDTLIDATAGHEMLSFMDGFSGYNQIRMNKDDIPKVSFITDFGIFCYLVMAFGLKNAGATYQRLANKMFKHLIGKTMECAFGVGSGKFLGLMVSKRGIEANPDKIKAILDMEPPKSIKDVQKLTGRIAALGRFISKSGDKCLPFFKALKKVKDFEWTSESQEAFEQLKKYMAEPPLLSKPVDGETLYVYLAVSEKALSAVLVPSRKLRPYFQAHKIEVLTDQPLRNIMHSPKASGRLIKWAVELGEFEIRYKPRVAIKAQALADFLVECTIDNKEVGGQESMVEEPKEEEKPKEYWLLFFDGASKTKNSGAGLVLRSPDGFTVEYAIKLDFPTTNNEAEYEALIAGLGLARTLRVKNLKVCGDSRLVVSQVNGEFEAREETMLKYLRIVKAQMTQFKECLVEHIPREENTKADALSQFASSENEVCSGSVYYQVLKTPSINAKLVAPIDTGATWIDEVKTYLETGHLPPDAGEARKLQVRALKYALIEGILYKKSFVIPYLKCLRPDEAREALKEVHEGICGQHLGGRALAHKITRLGFFWPNMLKDAKDYVKRCDRCQRFAPVVRQPPEMLTSINSPIPFAMWGMDILGPFPLASAQRKFLIVAIDYFTKWIEAKPLAKITTKQVAQFFWENVICRYGIPRVLVTDNGAQFNNPEFVGYCNDYSIELRFTSVAHPQANGQAEVANRIILDGLKKRVEKAHGSWAEEILPILWAYRTTCKVSTGATPFQLAYAAEAVVPLEITHTSPRVQQYEPEANEEGMRLALDMIDEVRDEANARIVESQKRASYYYNLRVKERFFRKGDLVLRKAEASGVGPKGKMAQNWEGPYQVKDVIGRGSYKLQTLDGVEFPRSWHATNLKIYYI, encoded by the exons atgaataggttcactaaggaggcgctcaaggtcccggatttagaccagaaagtaGCTATGATTGCCCTACAGcaaggaaccacggatgataatttccgccgatcactagccaagagggcccctgaaAATATGAATGAGCTCCAGGAGAGGGCCGGGAAGTATATCAAGGCTGAGGAAAGCCTGAAGAAATCTCAGAATAACCAGGGACCGACCCCGAACCCAAAGAAACGTGGAAACGACACCGAGTACAACGCGGATAGTAAGTATTCAAAGACAGGGGATGGTGATAAGTCCCCCACCAAAAAGAAAGcaggaccgaggttcactga gtttcataaggatacaggacataagaccgatgattgccggcagttgaaggatgagatcgaGTTTTTGATCCAAAAAGGCAAGCTGTCCAAGTATACTAGGGATACGGACAAGAATCCCCGTGACAATGACAAccgtggaagagacaacgatGATAGGAATAAGAGAAACCAGCCAAGAGGGCCTGTGATCAATGTAATCTCTGGAGGACCGACCGCAGCAGGCCTAtctagtaactcacgaaaagcttatgctcgtgaagtgatgtACATTGTTGGAGAGCCCCCGAAGAGGGCAAAAATTGAGTTTGCTTTAGCATTCGACAATTTAGATCTTGACAGAGTTAAATTTCCCCATGATGATCCTTTGGTAATCACCCCGGTGATTGGAAACTCTTCTGTAAAAAGGGTACTCGTTGACGGTGGAGCCTCAGTAGATATCTTATTTCATGATGCATATGAGAAGATGGGATATTCAGATTCGCAATTGACACCttcagatatgcctatatacggctttaataacgtggagacaaagattgaag caatcccatccacctaccacttgaagatcaaattccctaCCAAGAATGGGGTGGGAGAAGAGATAGGAGATCAAAAAATGGCTAGAAGTTGTTATGTGGGGGCTCTGAAATCTGGAGGGACCGGGGGGCAAGTTCTCCCAATTGAGGACTTGGATGTccgagaggaagaggaaaggagaggaAAGCCAGCTGAGGACTTGGTTCCCTTCTCCCTATATCCAGATGAGCCCGAGAAGGTGACCTATGTAGGGGCGTCGCTCCCCGAGGATATGAAATCcgaatttgtgaaattcttgaggaacaaccgggATGTGTTTGCTTGGACCGCAGCCGATATGCCAGGGATTGATCCCCTCTTTATGACACACACGCTTAACGTAAGCCCAGATAGAAAACCCGtgaaacaaaagaagagaagttttgcccctgagaggcaggaagccataaaacaggaggtcgataagcttttggaagcaggttttataGAGGAAATCCAATTCCCAGAATGGCTAGCTAACCCAGTCATGGTCAAAAAAgctaatggaaagtggaggatgtgtgtagacttcacagatttgaatgatgcttgtcctaAGGACTGTTTTCCTCTCCCAAGAATAGATACTCTGATCGATGCTACAGCTGGGCACGAGATGTTGAGCTTTATGGATGGATTTAGTGGATACAACCAGATCCGAATGAATAAGGACGACATTCCTAAGGTATCATTCATCACTGATTTTGGtatcttttgttatttggttatggcgtttggtttaaagaatgcaggagccacaTATCAACGCCTGGCAAATAAGATGTTcaaacatctgattggaaaaaccatggag tgtgcctttggagtTGGGTCTGGAAAATTTTTGGGTCTGATGGTCTCAAAACGTGGAATTgaggccaaccccgacaagataaaggCCATCCTTGATATGGAGCCGCCTAAGTCTATAAAAGATGTTCAAAAGCTAACAGGAAGAATCGCGGCACTAGGACGTTTCATCTCGAAGTCCGGGGATAAGTGCTTGCCCTTCTTTAAGGCTTTGAAGAAAGTTAAAGATTTTGAATGGACAAGTGAGAGCCAAGAGGCCTTTGAGCAGTTGAAGAAgtatatggcagagccaccactcttatcaaaGCCCGTGGATGGAGAAACATTATATGTCTACTTGGCTGTCTCTGAGAAAGCACTGAGTGCGGTCTTGGTTC cttcaagaaagctgaggccttacttccaggctcacaaaattgaagtcttgacagaccagCCCCTTAGGAacataatgcatagcccgaaggctagtgggagattaatcaaatgggcagtagagcttggggaatttgaaattcgatacaaaccacgggtggcaatcaagGCTCAAGCTCTAGCTGACTTCCTCGTTGAATGCACCATCGACAacaaggaagtcggggggcaggagagtatggtagaggaacccaaagaagaggagaagCCTAAAGAGTATtggttactattttttgacggagcttcaaaaacaaaaaatagtgggGCAGGGCTGGTGCTCCGAAGCCCGGATGGCTTCACGGTTGAGTACGCGATCAAGTTAGACTTTCcaactaccaacaatgaagctgagTATGAGGCCCTTATAGCTGGATTGGGATTGGCGAGAACCCTGAGGGTTAAAAACCTGAAAGTATGTGGGGACTCAAGACTTGTGGTGTCACAGGTTAATGGAGAATTTGAGGCACGAGAAGAAACAATGCTGAAATACTTAAGGATTGTGAAAGCCCAGATGACGCAATTTAAAGAATGTTTGGTAGAACATATACCTAGGGAAGAGAATAcaaaggctgatgccttatcccAGTTTGCATCCTCAGAGAATGAGGTGTGCTCGGGAAGTGTTTACTATCAGGTTTTGAAAACCCCAAGTATCAATGCCAAGCTGGTAGCCCCAATCGACACGGGGGCCACTTGGATCGATGAGGTCAAAACGTATCTCGAAACTGGACATCTACCACCTGATGCTGGGGAAGCACGAAAACTACAAGTAAGAGCTTTAAAGTATGCACTCATTGAAGGGATTCTCTATAAGAAATCTTTTGTTATACCTTATTTGAAGTGTTTAAGGCCGGATGAGGCCCGGGAAGCCTTGAAAGAGGTccatgaaggaatctgtggcCAGCACCTAGGCGGGAGAGCCTTGGCTCACAAAATTACTCGCCTTGGGTTCTTTTGGCCAAATATGCTGAAGGATGCGAAGGATTATGTTAAGAGATGCGATCGTTGTCAGAGATTTGCACCTGTTGTGCGCCAGCCCCCAGAGATGCTGACATCCATTAACTCCCCGATTCCCTTTGCTATGTGGGGGATGGACATCCTAGGGCCGTTTCCACTCGCCAGTGCTCAAAGGAAGTTTTTGATAGTGGCTATTGACTACTTTaccaagtggattgaggccaaacccctggccaagataaccaccaagcaagttgctcagTTCTTTTGGGAAAACGTCATATGCAGGTATGGCATACCCCGAGTCTTGGTTACTGACAATGGAGCTCAGTTCAACAATCCAGAGTTTGTGGGATACTGTAACGACTATAGCATTGAGCTACGATTCACTTCggttgcccatcctcaagccAATGGGCAAGCTGAAGTAGCCAACAGGATAATCCTTGATGGGCTAAAGAAAAGAGTCGAGAAAGCGCATGGGTCTTGGGCTGAAGAGATtctccctatactatgggcaTATCGAACAACCTGCAAGGTCTCCACAGGAGCAACCCCGTTCCAGTTAGCTTACGCGGCTGAAGCCGTAGTGCCACTTGAGATAACTCATACCTCccccagggtccagcagtatgagcccgAAGCCAATGAGGAAGGAATGAGACTCGCACTCGACATGATCGATGAGGTCCGTGATGAGGCTAACGCCAGGATCGTTGAGAGCCaaaaacgagcttcctattactataatctCCGAGTCAAGGAACGATTCTTCAGAAAAGGGGATTTAGTCCTAAGGAAAGCTGAGGCCTCAGGAGTTGGTCCCAAGGGAAAGATGGCCCAAAACTGGGAAGGTCCGTATCAGGTGAAGGATGTTATTGGTCGCGGCTCGTACAAGCttcagaccctggatggagttgagtttccaaggagttggcatgccaccaacttgaagatttattatatttga
- the LOC135152194 gene encoding uncharacterized protein LOC135152194, protein MIALQQGTTDDNFRRSLAKRAPENMNELQERAGKYIKAEESLKKSLNNQGPTPNPKKRGNDTEYNADSKYSKTGDGDKSPTKKKAGPRFTEFHKDTGHKTDDCRQLKDEIEFLIRKGKLSKYTRDTDKNPRDNDNRGRDNDDRNKRNQPRGPVINVISGGPTAAGLSSNSRKAYAREVMYIVGEPPKRAKIEFALAFDNLDLDRVKFPHDDPLVITPVIGNSSVKRVLVDGGASVDILFHDAYEKMGYSDSQLTPSDMPIYGFNNVETKIEAIPSTYHLKIKFPTKNGVGEEIGDQKMARSCYVGALKSGGTGGQVLPIEDLDVREEEERRGKPAEDLVPFSLYPDEPEKVTYVGASLPEDMKSEFVKFLRNNRDVFAWTAADMPGIDPLFMTHTLNVSPDRKPVKQKKRSFAPERQEAIKQEVDKLLEAGFIEEIQFPEWLANPVMVKKANGKWRMCVDFTDLNDACPKDCFPLPRIDTLIDATAGHEMLSFMDGFSGYNQIRMNKDDIPKVSFITDFGIFCYLVMAFGLKNAGATYQRLANKMFKHLIGKTVECAFGVGSGKFLGLMVSKRGIEANPDKIKAILDMEPPKSIKDVQKLTGRIAALGRFISKSGDKCLPFFKALKKVKDFEWTSESQEAFEQLKKYMAEPPLLSKPVDGETLYVYLAVSEKALSAVLVPSRKLRPYFQAHKIEVLTDQPLRNIMHSPKASGRLIKWAVELGEFEIRYKPRVAIKAQALADFLVECTIDNKEVGGQESIVEEPKEEEKPKEYWLLFFDGASKTKNSGAGLVLRSPDGFTVEYAIKLDFPTTNNEAEYEALIAGLGLARTLRVKNLKVCGDSRLVVSQVNGEFEAREETMLKYLRIVKAQMTQFKECLVEHIPREENTKADALSQFASSENEVCSGSVYYQVLKTPSINAKLVAPIDTGATWIDEVKTYLETGHLPPDAGEARKLHVRALKYALIEGILYKKSFVIPYLKCLRPDEAREALKEVHEGICGQHLGGRALAHKITRLGFFWPHMLKDAKDYVKRCDRCQRFAPVVRQPPEMLTSINSPIPFAMWGMDILGPFPLASAQRKFLIVAIDYFTKWIEAKPLAKITTKQVAQFFWENVICRYGIPRVLVTDNGAQFNNPEFVGYCNDYSIELRFTSVAHPQANGQAEVANRIILDGLKKRVEKAHGSWAEEILPILWAYRTTCKVSTGATPFQLAYGAEAVVPLEITHTSPRVQQYEPEANEEGMRLALDMIDEVRDEANARIVESRGEHSVGSVQNRTEPNRPRTEV, encoded by the exons atgattgccctacagcaaggaaccacggatgataatttccgccgatcactagccaagagggcccctgaaAATATGAATGAGCTCCAGGAGAGGGCCGGGAAGTATATCAAGGCTGAGGAAAGCCTGAAGAAATCTCTGAATAACCAGGGACCGACCCCGAACCCAAAGAAACGTGGAAACGACACCGAGTACAACGCGGATAGTAAGTATTCAAAGACAGGGGATGGTGATAAGTCCCCCACCAAAAAGAAAGcaggaccgaggttcactga gtttcataaggatacaggacataagaccgatgattgccggcagttgaaggatgagatcgaGTTTTTGATCCGAAAAGGCAAGCTGTCCAAGTATACTAGGGATACGGACAAGAATCCCCGTGACAATGACAAccgtggaagagacaacgatgataggaataagagaaaccagcctagagggcctgtgatcaatgtaatctctggaggaccgaccgcagcaggcctatctagtaactcacgaaaagcttatgctcgtgaagtgatgtACATTGTTGGAGAGCCCCCGAAGAGGGCAAAAATTGAGTTTGCTTTAGCATTCGACAATTTAGATCTTGACAGAGTTAAATTTCCCCATGATGATCCTTTGGTAATCACCCCGGTGATTGGAAACTCTTCTGTAAAAAGGGTACTCGTTGACGGTGGAGCCTCAGTAGATATCTTATTTCATGATGCATATGAGAAGATGGGATATTCAGATTCGCAATTGACACCttcagatatgcctatatacggctttaataacgtggagacaaagattgaag caatcccatccacctaccacttgaagatcaaattccctaCCAAGAATGGGGTGGGAGAAGAGATAGGAGATCAAAAAATGGCTAGAAGTTGTTATGTGGGGGCTCTGAAATCTGGAGGGACCGGGGGGCAAGTTCTCCCAATTGAGGACTTGGATGTccgagaggaagaggaaaggagaggaAAGCCAGCTGAGGACTTGGTTCCCTTCTCCCTATATCCAGATGAGCCCGAGAAGGTGACCTATGTAGGGGCGTCGCTCCCCGAGGATATGAAATCcgaatttgtgaaattcttgaggaacaaccgggATGTGTTTGCTTGGACCGCAGCCGATATGCCAGGGATTGATCCCCTCTTTATGACACACACGCTTAACGTAAGCCCAGATAGAAAACCCGtgaaacaaaagaagagaagttttgcccctgagaggcaggaagccataaaacaggaggtcgataagcttttggaagcaggttttataGAGGAAATCCAATTCCCAGAATGGCTAGCTAACCCagtcatggtcaagaaagctaatggaaagtggaggatgtgtgtagacttcacagatttgaatgatgcttgtcctaAGGACTGTTTTCCTCTCCCAAGAATAGATACTCTGATCGATGCTACAGCTGGGCACGAGATGTTGAGCTTTATGGATGGCTTTAGTGGATACAACCAGATCCGAATGAATAAGGACGACATTCCTAAGGTATCATTCATCACTGATTTTGGtatcttttgttatttggttatggcgtttggtttaaagaatgcaggagccacaTATCAACGCCTGGCAAATAAGATGTTcaaacatctgattggaaaaaccgtggag tgtgcctttggagtTGGGTCTGGAAAATTTTTGGGTCTGATGGTCTCAAAACGTGGAATTgaggccaaccccgacaagataaaggCCATCCTTGATATGGAGCCGCCTAAGTCTATAAAAGATGTTCAAAAGCTAACAGGAAGAATCGCGGCACTAGGACGTTTCATCTCGAAGTCCGGGGATAAGTGCTTGCCCTTCTTTAAGGCTTTGAAGAAAGTTAAAGATTTTGAATGGACAAGTGAGAGCCAAGAGGCCTTTGAGCAGTTGAAGAAgtatatggcagagccaccactcttatcaaaGCCCGTGGATGGAGAAACATTATATGTCTACTTGGCTGTCTCTGAGAAAGCACTGAGTGCGGTCTTGGTTC cttcaagaaagctgaggccttacttccaggctcacaaaattgaagtcttgacagaccagCCCCTTAGGAacataatgcatagcccgaaggctagtgggagattaatcaaatgggcagtagagcttggggaatttgaaattcgatacaaaccacgggtggcaatcaagGCTCAAGCTCTAGCTGACTTCCTCGTTGAATGCACCATCGACAacaaggaagtcggggggcaggagagtattgtagaggaacccaaagaagaggagaaacctaaagagtattggttactattttttgacggagcttcaaaaacaaaaaatagtgggGCAGGGCTGGTGCTCCGAAGCCCGGATGGCTTCACGGTCGAGTACGCGATCAAGTTAGACTTTCcaactaccaacaatgaagctgagTATGAGGCCCTTATAGCTGGATTGGGATTGGCGAGAACCCTGAGGGTTAAAAACCTGAAAGTATGTGGGGACTCAAGACTTGTGGTGTCACAGGTTAATGGAGAATTTGAGGCACGAGAAGAAACAATGCTGAAATACTTAAGGATTGTGAAAGCCCAGATGACGCAATTTAAAGAATGTTTGGTAGAACATATACCTAGGGAAGAGAATAcaaaggctgatgccttatcccAGTTTGCATCCTCAGAGAATGAGGTGTGCTCGGGAAGTGTTTACTATCAGGTTTTGAAAACCCCAAGTATCAATGCCAAGCTGGTAGCCCCAATCGACACGGGGGCCACTTGGATCGATGAGGTCAAAACGTATCTCGAAACTGGACATCTACCACCTGATGCTGGGGAAGCACGAAAACTACATGTAAGAGCTTTAAAGTATGCACTCATTGAAGGGATTCTCTATAAGAAATCTTTTGTTATACCTTATTTGAAGTGTTTAAGGCCGGATGAGGCCCGGGAAGCCTTGAAAGAGGTccatgaaggaatctgtggcCAGCACCTAGGCGGGAGAGCCTTGGCTCACAAAATTACTCGCCTTGGGTTCttttggccacatatgctgaaggaTGCGAAGGATTATGTTAAGAGATGCGATCGTTGTCAGAGATTTGCACCTGTTGTGCGCCAGCCCCCAGAGATGCTGACATCCATTAACTCCCCGATTCCCTTTGCTATGTGGGGGATGGACATCCTAGGGCCGTTTCCACTCGCCAGTGCTCAAAGGAAGTTTTTGATAGTGGCTATTGACTACTTTaccaagtggattgaggccaaacccctggccaagataaccaccaagcaagttgctcagTTCTTTTGGGAAAACGTCATATGCAGGTATGGCATACCCCGAGTCTTGGTTACTGACAATGGAGCTCAGTTCAACAATCCAGAGTTTGTGGGATACTGTAACGACTATAGCATTGAGCTACGATTCACTTCggttgcccatcctcaagccAATGGGCAAGCTGAAGTAGCCAACAGGATAATCCTTGATGGGCTAAAGAAAAGAGTCGAGAAAGCGCATGGGTCTTGGGCTGAAGAGATtctccctatactatgggcaTATCGAACAACCTGCAAGGTCTCCACAGGAGCAACCCCGTTCCAGTTAGCTTACGGGGCTGAAGCCGTAGTGCCACTTGAGATAACTCATACCTCTcccagggtccagcagtatgagcccgAAGCCAATGAGGAAGGAATGAGACTCGCACTCGACATGATCGATGAGGTCCGTGATGAGGCTAACGCCAGGATCGTTGAgagtaggggtgagcattcggtcggttcggtccaaaaccggaccgaaccgaatagaccgagaaccgaagtttag